A region from the Streptomyces lydicus genome encodes:
- a CDS encoding PH domain-containing protein, whose protein sequence is MSAPLPSLPVTFRPTRTRAVLYAVGIAQLAALTVIALLLPKLTGGERVSFVVTGLLVLAVLLLLSRPKVVARQEGVTVVNLTTKRDLAWAQVLRVNLREGDPWVHLDLADGTSLPAMGIQPGIARDQAIRDARALRDLTEKHGAIDHTAG, encoded by the coding sequence GTGTCCGCGCCCCTGCCCAGCCTCCCGGTGACGTTCCGGCCGACCCGCACCCGGGCCGTCCTGTACGCCGTCGGCATCGCCCAGCTCGCCGCCCTCACCGTGATCGCGCTGCTGCTGCCGAAGCTGACCGGCGGCGAGCGGGTGAGCTTCGTGGTCACCGGGCTGCTGGTGCTCGCCGTCCTCCTGCTGCTCAGCCGCCCCAAGGTGGTGGCGCGGCAGGAGGGCGTCACGGTGGTCAACCTCACCACCAAGCGCGACCTGGCCTGGGCTCAGGTCCTGCGCGTCAACCTCCGCGAGGGCGACCCCTGGGTCCACCTGGACCTCGCCGACGGCACCAGCCTGCCGGCCATGGGCATCCAGCCCGGTATCGCCAGGGACCAGGCTATCCGGGATGCCCGGGCGCTGCGCGATCTCACCGAGAAGCACGGTGCCATCGACCACACGGCCGGTTGA
- a CDS encoding helix-turn-helix domain-containing protein, whose translation MWTVLALANFLGKPTSWVYDNHEKRAIPSFRMGQQLRFWPNEVKVWLEENCREQTA comes from the coding sequence ATGTGGACCGTGCTGGCTCTGGCAAACTTTCTCGGAAAGCCCACCTCCTGGGTTTACGACAATCACGAGAAGCGGGCCATCCCCAGCTTTCGCATGGGCCAACAACTGCGGTTCTGGCCCAACGAGGTCAAGGTCTGGCTGGAAGAAAATTGCCGCGAACAGACCGCATGA
- a CDS encoding SGNH/GDSL hydrolase family protein, producing the protein MTVAKRRWWQRHERYRIDSCPTATAALLSWTKHRQNDARQAGKRRRAAPCRRQSDGRHPGSRAPGRHRDHSFRVRHRLRHRQCTATARRSVIARPSGANAHGYGEEDIAWDSVAFQPLPGKPKHIVAALGDSYSSGEGAGDYIAESDRDHGNPQWNACRRSKNAWIRRSGMAGLTGTIGDLSDRWSTAVELGFVACSGAQTWNVTGDSYPLSWDDPASYETGEGQFHETAQLESGAVTKDTTLVTLSIGGNDSGGGKSGLFSDAILNCVVAGICNEGDFTKRVESIQAPIADIIRRISSLAPKAQIILMGYPRIAEPESPCLGPGVQYQTLNKLADYMANKQSQTVVDLKKSGLKVDFADPRGDFSGHGICANAEWVNKFVAAPAGEGDTHQGDRVALPYIPLSGVCASRESFHLTKVEQRPMPTCSANGWWPWVWGAERAPNALMKGSSG; encoded by the coding sequence ATGACCGTGGCAAAGCGTCGGTGGTGGCAAAGACACGAGCGGTACCGTATCGACTCGTGCCCGACCGCGACGGCGGCGTTGCTTTCCTGGACCAAGCATCGGCAGAATGACGCACGTCAAGCGGGTAAACGGCGACGCGCTGCGCCATGCCGACGGCAGAGCGACGGCCGACATCCTGGCTCAAGGGCCCCTGGCCGACACCGGGATCACTCGTTCCGCGTCCGGCACCGTCTTCGTCACCGGCAGTGCACGGCAACTGCGCGGCGCTCGGTCATTGCCCGTCCGAGTGGTGCGAACGCCCACGGATACGGCGAGGAAGACATCGCATGGGATTCCGTCGCCTTTCAACCCTTGCCGGGCAAGCCCAAGCACATTGTTGCTGCACTGGGTGACTCCTACAGCTCCGGTGAAGGGGCCGGCGACTATATCGCCGAATCGGACAGGGACCACGGGAACCCACAGTGGAACGCGTGTCGCCGGAGCAAGAATGCCTGGATCAGGCGGAGCGGCATGGCTGGTCTCACGGGCACAATCGGTGATCTGTCGGATCGATGGTCCACGGCGGTCGAGCTCGGCTTCGTCGCTTGCTCGGGAGCGCAGACATGGAACGTGACCGGTGATTCGTATCCACTGTCATGGGACGACCCCGCCTCATACGAAACAGGTGAGGGACAGTTCCACGAGACAGCACAGCTCGAATCAGGTGCGGTGACCAAGGACACCACCCTGGTGACCTTGTCGATCGGCGGAAACGACTCAGGCGGCGGAAAGAGTGGCCTCTTCAGTGACGCTATCCTGAATTGCGTGGTGGCGGGCATCTGTAACGAGGGAGACTTCACCAAGCGGGTGGAGAGCATCCAGGCTCCGATAGCAGACATCATCAGGAGAATTTCCAGCCTGGCTCCGAAGGCGCAGATTATTCTCATGGGATATCCGCGGATCGCGGAACCGGAAAGTCCGTGCCTTGGGCCGGGAGTGCAGTACCAGACGCTCAATAAACTCGCCGACTATATGGCGAATAAGCAGTCTCAAACCGTGGTGGATCTCAAGAAGTCAGGCCTGAAGGTAGATTTCGCCGACCCCCGGGGCGACTTCAGCGGTCATGGTATTTGCGCTAACGCAGAATGGGTCAACAAGTTTGTTGCCGCTCCCGCCGGAGAGGGTGACACGCACCAGGGCGACCGTGTCGCATTGCCGTACATCCCGCTCAGCGGGGTATGCGCCAGCCGGGAATCATTCCATCTAACAAAAGTGGAACAACGGCCTATGCCGACGTGCTCCGCAAACGGTTGGTGGCCTTGGGTATGGGGTGCCGAAAGAGCCCCAAACGCGCTGATGAAAGGTAGTTCTGGGTAA
- a CDS encoding erythromycin esterase family protein: MTTNNSPAPARLSTEALRPLRTLDPDGPQEDLAWLDEAIGDARVVAIGENAHYNRESYQLRHRLMRYLVERHGFGAYAMESGFVEGRLTDEWIRGGQGRPGDVMANGMTSLMGLWTEMRAHLEWMRQHNLGSAGPVGFYGIDLSGSNVSLLPGLDAVIAYLAHADPEFEMDPRIRETASAFAAPSAFSLSQSVAAHEQLAPEQRDALTAGLADLTARMEGRRLDYRQRTTADVYERALRSLRLTVAIDANARAISRGDWDSVFFNRDAAIADTVEWILHREDRIVLAAHNGHIQRWPAHWPGASPAASMGMHLADRIGEDFLVIGITNGTGQTLNAGADFYDGKLFTDLEPPRPGSLDALMAASGDGPFATDLRRLSPADTEAVRTISQQRLGTLYCDVSPLDAYDVIVHLSHVTAAEPDDAALANAPHDVQKAFSQWKP; encoded by the coding sequence GTGACCACGAACAACTCACCGGCTCCGGCTCGGCTGAGCACCGAGGCGTTACGGCCATTGCGAACGCTGGACCCGGACGGGCCGCAGGAGGATCTGGCATGGCTGGATGAGGCGATCGGCGACGCGAGGGTGGTGGCGATCGGCGAGAACGCGCACTACAACCGCGAGTCCTACCAGCTGCGCCACCGCCTGATGCGGTACCTGGTCGAGCGGCACGGGTTCGGCGCCTACGCGATGGAGTCCGGATTCGTCGAGGGAAGGCTGACCGACGAATGGATCCGCGGCGGACAGGGCCGGCCCGGCGACGTCATGGCGAACGGCATGACCTCGCTGATGGGGCTGTGGACCGAGATGCGGGCCCATCTGGAGTGGATGCGGCAGCACAATCTCGGTTCCGCCGGGCCGGTTGGCTTCTACGGCATCGACCTGTCCGGCTCGAACGTCTCCCTGCTACCCGGCCTCGATGCCGTCATCGCCTACCTCGCACACGCGGACCCTGAGTTCGAGATGGATCCGAGGATCCGTGAGACGGCCTCGGCCTTCGCGGCGCCGTCCGCGTTCTCCCTTTCCCAGTCCGTCGCCGCCCATGAACAGCTCGCGCCTGAGCAACGGGATGCGTTGACAGCAGGACTGGCCGACCTCACCGCGCGGATGGAGGGACGACGCCTGGACTACCGGCAGCGCACGACTGCCGACGTCTACGAGCGCGCGCTGCGCTCGCTGCGTCTGACCGTCGCCATTGACGCCAACGCCCGCGCGATATCCCGCGGTGACTGGGACAGCGTGTTCTTCAACCGCGACGCCGCGATCGCGGACACCGTCGAATGGATCCTGCACCGGGAGGACCGGATCGTTCTGGCCGCCCATAACGGCCACATCCAGCGCTGGCCCGCCCACTGGCCAGGCGCGTCTCCTGCGGCGTCGATGGGCATGCACCTCGCTGACCGGATCGGCGAGGACTTCCTGGTCATCGGCATCACCAACGGCACGGGCCAAACCCTCAACGCGGGAGCCGATTTCTACGACGGCAAGCTCTTCACCGACCTGGAGCCACCCCGGCCCGGCAGCCTCGACGCGCTCATGGCCGCCAGCGGTGACGGACCCTTCGCCACCGACCTGCGGCGGCTGTCACCGGCCGACACCGAGGCCGTTCGGACCATCTCCCAGCAGCGTCTCGGCACTCTCTACTGCGATGTGAGCCCCCTGGACGCCTATGACGTCATCGTCCACCTCTCCCACGTCACCGCCGCCGAACCCGACGACGCTGCCCTCGCCAACGCGCCGCACGACGTACAGAAGGCTTTCTCCCAGTGGAAGCCGTGA
- a CDS encoding peptidase C39 family protein, which yields MTSSAPRRTVLAAALAAAAGVATPSAQAADASRSPAAGTAAPARTPEASARPPKSLVDYHAWTTTADWRRGRGKGTALAPGARPGIRLAHPVGTLDYRDPHTGRSATWEYATWTAPVHRLAVPATEVVASWNAHTPPGTWIAVELRGTYTDGGRTPWYVMGRWTSGDSDADIRRTSVDGQKDGKSSISTDTFAIDTPASGLHLTSYELRVTLYRKPGGSVTPTVWRLGAMGSDLPDRFEVPASTPGLVGRELTVPRYSQEIHKGQYPEYDNGGEAWCSPTSTQMIVEYWGRKPTRQQLSWVNPDYADPQVCHAARYTFDYQYDGCGNWPFNAAYAATYRDLQGLVTRLSSLTDAERLIHAGIPVITSQSFLKTELDGAGYGTAGHLMTIVGFTKDGDVIANDPASPDDATVRHVYKRRQFENIWLRTKRHDANGQVRSGSGGVCYLYFPAEPAPTQHRVLAELGIR from the coding sequence ATGACCAGCTCCGCGCCCCGGCGCACCGTCCTGGCCGCCGCGCTCGCCGCCGCTGCGGGTGTCGCCACCCCCTCGGCGCAGGCCGCCGACGCGTCGCGCAGCCCCGCAGCGGGTACCGCCGCCCCGGCCCGCACTCCGGAAGCCTCCGCCCGCCCACCGAAGAGCCTCGTGGACTATCACGCCTGGACCACCACAGCCGACTGGCGCAGGGGCCGCGGCAAGGGCACGGCCCTCGCGCCCGGCGCCCGGCCGGGCATCCGCCTGGCGCACCCGGTCGGCACCTTGGACTACCGGGACCCGCACACCGGCAGGTCCGCCACCTGGGAGTACGCCACCTGGACGGCGCCGGTCCACCGTCTTGCGGTGCCGGCCACCGAGGTCGTCGCCTCCTGGAACGCGCACACCCCGCCCGGCACATGGATCGCCGTCGAACTGCGCGGCACCTACACCGACGGCGGCCGCACCCCCTGGTACGTCATGGGCCGCTGGACCTCAGGCGACAGCGACGCCGACATCCGGCGTACCTCCGTCGACGGCCAGAAGGACGGCAAGAGCAGCATCTCGACCGACACCTTCGCCATCGACACCCCGGCGAGCGGCCTCCATCTGACCTCCTACGAGCTCCGCGTCACCCTCTACCGCAAGCCCGGTGGCAGCGTCACCCCCACCGTCTGGCGGCTGGGCGCCATGGGCTCGGACCTCCCCGACCGCTTCGAGGTGCCGGCGTCCACCCCCGGCCTCGTCGGCCGCGAGCTGACCGTTCCGCGCTACTCGCAGGAGATCCACAAGGGGCAGTACCCGGAGTACGACAACGGGGGCGAGGCCTGGTGCAGCCCGACCTCCACCCAGATGATCGTCGAATACTGGGGCCGCAAGCCCACCCGGCAGCAGCTCTCCTGGGTCAACCCCGACTACGCCGACCCCCAGGTCTGCCACGCCGCTCGCTACACCTTCGACTACCAGTACGACGGCTGCGGCAACTGGCCCTTCAACGCCGCCTACGCCGCCACCTACCGGGACCTGCAGGGCCTCGTCACCCGGCTCTCCTCCCTCACGGACGCCGAACGCCTCATCCACGCAGGCATCCCGGTCATCACGTCCCAGTCCTTCCTGAAAACCGAACTCGACGGCGCGGGCTACGGCACCGCCGGCCACCTGATGACCATCGTCGGCTTCACCAAGGACGGCGACGTCATCGCCAACGACCCCGCCTCGCCGGACGACGCCACGGTCCGGCACGTGTACAAGCGCCGGCAGTTCGAGAACATCTGGCTGCGCACCAAGCGCCACGATGCAAACGGCCAGGTCAGGAGCGGTTCGGGAGGGGTCTGTTACCTCTACTTCCCGGCTGAGCCGGCACCAACTCAGCACCGGGTACTCGCGGAGCTGGGAATCCGCTGA
- a CDS encoding tyrosine-type recombinase/integrase, with product MLPRYKPHDLRHKWATVTLSNGVPIHEVSRWMGHSSIKITVDRYGHLTLDGSDRCRQVIEATFGVHMLSGFPAPRVPGAELVPAQPGSRGNRPLPNRS from the coding sequence GTGCTCCCCCGCTACAAACCCCACGACCTGCGGCACAAGTGGGCCACCGTAACCCTGAGCAATGGCGTGCCCATCCACGAGGTCTCGCGATGGATGGGCCACAGCTCCATCAAGATCACGGTGGACCGGTACGGCCACCTCACCCTCGACGGCAGTGACCGCTGCCGTCAGGTCATCGAGGCCACCTTCGGGGTGCACATGCTCAGCGGATTCCCAGCTCCGCGAGTACCCGGTGCTGAGTTGGTGCCGGCTCAGCCGGGAAGTAGAGGTAACAGACCCCTCCCGAACCGCTCCTGA
- a CDS encoding hemolysin family protein — MTLVQLLFAVLLVLANGFFVGAEFALVSVRRSQIEPLATEGSSRARQVLHGLENLPQMMAAAQFGITVCSLTLGAVAEPTVAHLLEPVFEAVHLPAALVHPLGYVIALAVVVFLHLVIGEMVPKNLAMAAPEKTALWFSPGLVAFARLCRPVTALLGACAHGVLRLFRVEPKDEVEAVFTSEQLNHLVEDSVQAGLLDPAEQEQLSDVLELGSRPVTDVLLDRAALVTVEPTVTPRQVEELTVRTGYSRFPVCAPGGAYMGYLHVKDVLDLEERDRAVPQRIWHAMTTLRAELPLDDALTAMRRAASHLAAVSDATGRVLGLVALEDVLEMLVGEVRDPAHHRAPAARGHHARGGHAAGDRAPGDRVGEPREEAPLPTEGRAMAG, encoded by the coding sequence ATGACACTGGTCCAGCTGCTCTTCGCGGTCCTGCTCGTCCTCGCCAACGGATTCTTCGTCGGTGCCGAGTTCGCCCTGGTCTCGGTACGCCGCAGCCAGATCGAACCGCTGGCGACCGAGGGCTCCTCCCGGGCCCGGCAGGTGCTGCACGGCCTGGAGAACCTTCCGCAGATGATGGCCGCCGCCCAGTTCGGCATCACCGTCTGCTCCCTGACGCTCGGTGCGGTCGCCGAGCCCACCGTCGCCCACCTGCTGGAACCGGTCTTCGAGGCGGTCCACCTGCCCGCCGCCCTGGTCCACCCGCTCGGCTACGTCATCGCCCTGGCGGTGGTGGTCTTCCTCCACCTCGTCATCGGCGAGATGGTCCCCAAGAACCTGGCGATGGCAGCCCCCGAGAAGACCGCCCTGTGGTTCAGCCCGGGCCTGGTCGCCTTCGCGCGGCTGTGCCGCCCGGTCACCGCGCTGCTCGGCGCCTGCGCCCACGGGGTGCTGCGGCTCTTCCGCGTGGAGCCGAAGGACGAGGTCGAGGCGGTCTTCACCAGTGAGCAGCTGAACCATCTCGTCGAGGACTCGGTCCAGGCGGGCCTGCTCGACCCGGCCGAGCAGGAACAGCTCTCCGACGTGCTGGAACTGGGCAGCAGGCCCGTCACGGACGTCCTCCTGGACCGGGCGGCCCTGGTCACCGTCGAACCGACGGTGACGCCCCGCCAGGTGGAGGAGCTGACCGTACGCACCGGCTACTCCCGCTTCCCGGTGTGTGCCCCCGGCGGCGCGTACATGGGCTATCTGCACGTCAAGGACGTCCTGGACCTGGAGGAACGCGACCGCGCGGTGCCCCAGCGCATCTGGCATGCGATGACGACGCTGCGCGCCGAGCTGCCCCTGGACGACGCCCTCACGGCGATGCGCCGGGCCGCCTCCCACCTGGCGGCGGTCTCCGACGCGACCGGCCGGGTGCTCGGCCTGGTCGCGCTGGAGGACGTCCTGGAAATGCTGGTCGGAGAGGTCCGCGACCCGGCCCACCACCGCGCCCCCGCCGCCCGTGGCCACCACGCCCGGGGCGGCCACGCCGCGGGCGACCGTGCTCCGGGCGACCGGGTCGGCGAACCTCGTGAGGAGGCACCGCTGCCGACCGAGGGCCGGGCCATGGCGGGTTGA
- a CDS encoding uridine kinase family protein, which yields MDRDLALLAARLRAVPPSCGPVRLIAVDGHAGSGKSTFAGRLADALGGAPVVHTDDLATHEELFAWSERFARQILQPLSRGETAHYGVYDWVRGEFTEVRELAPAPLVLVEGVGAGRRALRPSLASLVWMELAREHSWERGRLRDGPGLAAFWSGWIPAERAHFAADPSRPYADFLVRQKQMGYEVLMGPPATP from the coding sequence ATGGATCGTGATCTGGCTTTGCTCGCCGCCCGGCTGCGCGCCGTGCCGCCGTCCTGCGGGCCGGTGCGGCTGATCGCGGTGGACGGGCATGCCGGATCGGGCAAGAGCACGTTCGCCGGCCGGCTGGCCGATGCGCTGGGTGGTGCGCCGGTGGTGCACACCGATGACCTCGCCACCCATGAGGAGCTGTTCGCCTGGAGTGAGCGGTTCGCCCGCCAGATCCTCCAGCCGCTGTCCCGGGGCGAGACGGCGCACTACGGCGTCTACGACTGGGTGCGCGGGGAGTTCACCGAGGTGCGGGAGCTGGCGCCCGCGCCGCTGGTGCTGGTCGAGGGCGTGGGCGCGGGGCGGCGGGCGCTGCGCCCGTCTCTGGCGTCCCTGGTGTGGATGGAACTGGCGCGCGAGCACTCCTGGGAAAGGGGGCGGCTCCGGGACGGACCGGGGCTCGCCGCGTTCTGGAGTGGCTGGATTCCGGCGGAGCGCGCGCACTTCGCAGCGGATCCTTCGCGTCCGTATGCCGACTTCCTGGTGCGCCAGAAGCAGATGGGATACGAGGTGCTCATGGGACCGCCCGCGACGCCCTGA
- a CDS encoding hemolysin family protein, translated as MTGPLLLLAAALVLILANGFFVAAEFGLVTVEKADAERAVADGDRRAPTVVSALRELSFQLSGTQLGITITSLVVGMLAEPALAELLSGPLAATGLPKGAVPGTAVVVGMLLASAVQMVVGELVPKNWAVSKPLPVARVVAGPQRAFSRFFRPVITLLNTVANRLVRALGVEPTDELASARTPGELVSLARHSARAGALEQDTADLFVRTLSLGDLTAENVMTPRVRVSALQASATAEDVVNLTRATGLSRFPVYHTRLDEVVGMVHLKDALAVPAHDRLRIPASRIAVPPLLVPETLPVQPLLERLRSEQPIAVVVDEYGGTAGVVTLEDIIEELVGEVRDEHDGVDLPELGQAPPEEGRPAWDADGGCRVDTLRKIGLEAPEGPYETVAGLVAHILGRIPAPGDIAELDGWRLRVRLVSHHRAERIRIVRTATVTVPAAPEAPREPVAAVAEVAR; from the coding sequence ATGACCGGCCCCTTGTTGCTGCTCGCCGCGGCTCTCGTCCTGATCCTGGCCAACGGTTTCTTCGTCGCGGCCGAGTTCGGACTCGTCACCGTCGAGAAGGCGGACGCCGAACGGGCCGTGGCCGACGGCGACCGCCGCGCCCCCACCGTCGTCTCCGCTCTGCGGGAACTCTCCTTCCAGCTGTCCGGCACCCAACTGGGCATCACGATCACCTCCTTGGTGGTCGGTATGCTCGCCGAGCCCGCGCTGGCCGAGCTGCTGTCCGGCCCGCTGGCCGCCACCGGCCTGCCCAAGGGCGCGGTGCCCGGCACCGCCGTGGTCGTCGGCATGCTGCTGGCCTCCGCGGTCCAGATGGTCGTCGGCGAGCTGGTGCCGAAGAACTGGGCGGTCTCCAAGCCGCTGCCCGTCGCCCGGGTGGTCGCCGGCCCCCAGCGCGCCTTCTCCCGCTTCTTCCGCCCGGTGATCACCCTGCTGAACACCGTCGCCAACCGCCTGGTGCGGGCCCTGGGCGTGGAGCCGACCGACGAGCTGGCCTCCGCCCGCACCCCGGGCGAACTGGTCTCGCTCGCCCGGCACTCCGCCCGCGCGGGCGCCCTGGAGCAGGACACCGCCGACCTGTTCGTGCGCACCCTCTCGCTGGGCGATCTGACCGCCGAGAACGTCATGACGCCGCGGGTACGGGTGAGTGCCCTGCAGGCGTCCGCGACCGCCGAGGACGTGGTGAACCTGACCCGCGCCACCGGACTCTCCCGCTTCCCCGTCTACCACACCCGTCTCGACGAGGTCGTCGGCATGGTGCACCTCAAGGACGCGCTGGCCGTCCCGGCGCACGACCGGCTGCGCATCCCGGCGAGCCGGATCGCGGTGCCGCCGCTGCTGGTGCCCGAGACCCTGCCGGTGCAGCCGCTGCTGGAGCGGCTGCGCAGCGAACAGCCGATAGCGGTGGTCGTCGACGAGTACGGCGGCACGGCCGGTGTGGTCACCCTGGAGGACATCATCGAAGAGCTCGTCGGCGAGGTCCGCGACGAGCACGACGGCGTGGACCTGCCCGAGCTGGGCCAGGCCCCGCCCGAGGAGGGCCGCCCCGCCTGGGACGCGGACGGCGGCTGCCGGGTGGACACCCTGCGCAAGATCGGCCTGGAGGCCCCGGAAGGACCGTACGAGACGGTGGCAGGACTGGTGGCACACATACTCGGCCGGATCCCGGCCCCCGGCGACATCGCGGAACTCGACGGCTGGCGCCTGCGGGTACGGCTGGTGTCGCACCACCGCGCCGAGCGGATAAGGATCGTACGGACCGCCACCGTCACGGTGCCGGCCGCACCCGAGGCACCCCGTGAGCCCGTCGCGGCGGTCGCGGAGGTGGCCCGATGA
- a CDS encoding AAA family ATPase: protein MDVGAQGSPAPAELAWLRAIDAYTVGAYPQAEEEFRAAVRLDPSMADAWLGLHALRADTSIALLRMHRHRDRFGEMRARHRRTLNSWYWLGWWVQPVLETGRDLLLAHASHWLDGRHVAELDQALAGCPPVDTDPQVRFLHACRAYLVKDWDQLVRHTEPLLGDPVLGIEAGLFGGMARVRLEMYGQAEPLLSAALMRCRSEQPQRKELRYWLARAHEGTGRSAAALPLYRAVHRVDPAFMDTAARLAAIAEGDGLDEDADLATVSAAGLGQEAGGDPAPLDPVDGRELLVTGEADGPDGEIGGDPAGGDAAARGKAAAPVPRGAERLPAGPADPVLLEKALAELERMVGMEPVKRQVRALSAQLRMARLRASQGLPVQPPKRHFVFSGPSGTGKTTVARILGRVFYALGLLGGDHLVEAQRSDLVGEFLGQTAVKANELIDSALGGVLFVDEAYSLSNSGYSKGDAYGDEALQVLLKRAEDNRDRLVVILAGYPEGMDRLLAANPGLSSRFTSRVDFPSYRPLELTAIGEVLAAENGDRWDEESRDELCSISGHVVDQGWIDELGNGRFLRTLYEKSCAYRDLRLSTWRGTPTRDDLATLRLPDLMQAYGEVLSGRGPDVQGPPPKGLDL, encoded by the coding sequence ATGGATGTCGGCGCTCAGGGTTCGCCCGCCCCGGCCGAGCTCGCCTGGCTGCGCGCGATCGACGCCTACACCGTGGGCGCCTATCCGCAGGCGGAGGAGGAGTTCCGGGCCGCGGTACGACTCGATCCGTCGATGGCCGACGCCTGGCTGGGCCTGCACGCGCTGCGCGCCGACACCTCCATCGCGCTGCTGCGGATGCACCGGCACCGTGATCGCTTCGGCGAGATGCGCGCCCGCCACCGGCGCACCCTCAACTCCTGGTACTGGCTGGGGTGGTGGGTGCAGCCGGTGCTGGAGACCGGCCGCGACCTGCTGCTCGCGCACGCCTCCCACTGGCTCGACGGCCGTCATGTCGCCGAGCTGGACCAGGCGCTGGCCGGCTGCCCGCCGGTCGACACCGATCCCCAGGTGCGCTTTCTGCACGCCTGCCGTGCCTATCTCGTCAAGGACTGGGACCAGCTCGTACGGCATACCGAGCCGCTGCTCGGCGATCCGGTGCTGGGCATCGAGGCGGGGCTGTTCGGCGGGATGGCGCGGGTGCGGCTGGAGATGTACGGACAGGCCGAGCCGCTGCTGTCGGCCGCGTTGATGCGCTGCCGCAGCGAGCAGCCGCAGCGCAAGGAGCTGCGCTACTGGCTCGCCCGCGCCCATGAGGGAACCGGCCGCAGTGCCGCGGCGCTGCCCCTCTACCGCGCGGTGCACCGCGTGGACCCGGCGTTCATGGACACCGCGGCGCGGCTCGCCGCCATCGCGGAGGGGGACGGGCTGGACGAGGACGCCGATCTCGCGACGGTCTCCGCCGCCGGTCTCGGCCAGGAGGCCGGCGGCGATCCGGCCCCGCTCGATCCGGTCGACGGCCGTGAGCTGTTGGTGACCGGTGAGGCGGACGGGCCGGACGGGGAGATCGGTGGCGACCCGGCGGGAGGTGATGCCGCGGCCCGGGGCAAGGCGGCGGCGCCGGTGCCGCGCGGCGCCGAGCGGCTGCCCGCGGGGCCGGCCGATCCGGTGCTGCTGGAGAAGGCCCTGGCGGAGCTGGAGCGGATGGTCGGCATGGAGCCGGTCAAACGGCAGGTGCGCGCACTGTCCGCACAGCTGCGCATGGCCCGGTTGCGCGCGAGCCAGGGGCTGCCGGTGCAGCCGCCGAAACGACACTTCGTCTTCTCCGGGCCCTCCGGCACCGGCAAGACGACCGTGGCGCGGATACTCGGGCGGGTCTTCTACGCCCTGGGCCTGCTGGGCGGGGACCATCTCGTGGAGGCCCAACGGTCCGATCTCGTCGGCGAATTCCTCGGCCAGACCGCTGTCAAGGCCAATGAGCTGATCGACTCGGCGCTGGGCGGGGTGCTGTTCGTCGACGAGGCGTACAGCCTGTCCAACTCCGGCTACAGCAAGGGCGATGCCTACGGCGACGAGGCGCTGCAGGTGCTGCTCAAGCGTGCCGAGGACAACCGCGACCGGCTCGTGGTCATCCTGGCCGGCTACCCGGAGGGCATGGACCGGCTGCTGGCCGCCAACCCCGGCCTCTCCTCCCGCTTCACCAGCCGCGTCGACTTCCCCAGCTACCGGCCGCTGGAGCTGACCGCGATCGGCGAGGTGCTGGCCGCCGAGAACGGCGACCGCTGGGACGAGGAGTCCCGCGACGAACTGTGCAGCATCAGCGGCCATGTCGTCGACCAGGGCTGGATCGACGAACTGGGAAACGGCCGCTTTCTGCGCACCCTTTACGAGAAGAGCTGCGCCTACCGCGACCTGCGGCTCTCCACCTGGCGCGGCACCCCCACCCGCGACGACCTCGCCACCCTGCGGCTGCCCGACCTGATGCAGGCCTACGGCGAGGTCCTTTCCGGCCGCGGCCCGGACGTCCAGGGGCCGCCACCGAAGGGGCTGGATCTCTAG
- a CDS encoding helix-turn-helix domain-containing protein codes for MDTLDLLLHPVRLRITYAMSGERTRTTAELCAALPDVPKTTVYRHVGLLAEGGVLEVVGEQRVRGAVERRYRLRRDRMVIGPEAGASMSLDDHRRGFAAAMAALLAEFNAYLDRPGTDPYADSVGYRQGTLWLSPDELTEMIGELRHSFASRAGNGPAPGRKPHLVSAIFFPTEEPPRHEGPPTAPSGETDRQ; via the coding sequence GTGGACACTCTCGACTTGCTGCTGCACCCGGTGCGGCTACGCATCACCTACGCCATGTCCGGTGAGCGGACGCGCACTACCGCCGAGTTGTGTGCGGCGCTGCCCGATGTCCCCAAGACCACCGTGTATCGGCACGTCGGCCTGCTGGCCGAGGGGGGAGTGCTGGAGGTGGTGGGCGAGCAGCGGGTGCGCGGTGCAGTGGAGCGGCGTTACCGACTGCGCCGAGACCGGATGGTGATCGGCCCCGAGGCGGGCGCGTCGATGTCCCTGGACGACCACCGTCGCGGTTTCGCCGCCGCCATGGCCGCCCTGCTCGCCGAGTTCAACGCCTACCTCGACCGGCCAGGAACCGACCCGTACGCCGACTCTGTCGGCTACCGGCAGGGCACCCTCTGGCTCAGCCCCGACGAACTCACCGAGATGATCGGCGAGTTGCGTCATTCCTTCGCGTCACGGGCGGGCAACGGGCCCGCACCGGGCCGCAAGCCCCACCTGGTGAGTGCAATCTTCTTCCCGACTGAGGAACCACCGCGACACGAAGGCCCCCCGACGGCCCCCAGCGGTGAAACCGACAGGCAGTGA